CTGCCTCCAATTTCTAATTTCAAATATCTAATATCTAATATCTAATTATTGTATTCCTTCGACTCCGCTTCGCTTCGCTCAGGAAATAAAATATTTTTTACTCGCTGAGCTCGTCGAAGCGATACCTTAATTAGAAATTGGAAATTAGACATTTCGCGGTTCTGCCTTAAGCGCGAGGAAAAGTGGGATTTCTTTCCGGGCGCGGTCTTCGGCTTTTGCGCGAGGCCCACGTTCACTCACTTTATGCGAAATCCATTCCTGGCAATCGGTCACCGCGAAGCCGGCGTTACGCAATGCCTTCACGTATGACTGCAGCGGACGGTGGAATGACCATGTGACTTCTTTTGTACGCTCGCCCGGGTGCATTTCAATCGGCACTTTCAACTCTGTCATGTACGCGTTCATTCGGCGGTACTGCAATTTTTGCGCCTCATCCCATCCCCAAGCGGAAAGCTTCGGGATGCGAAACGTGGGATGATTGAGCACGATAACAAGCCGACCCTTAGGCGCCAACACGCGGCGGGCTTCTTTCAGCACTGCGTCCATGCGCTCCATGTTCTGCAACGCAAGAATCATCACCGCCGCGTCAAACGCGCCGACGTTTAAGAAACTCAAATTTGCCGCGTCGGCAACTTTATAGAGCGCTTCCGGAGGAGATTTCTTTTTCGCGATGGCAATAAGCTCGGGCGAGGCATCAACACCCAGCACGTTCGCGCCTAATCTATGAAATTCGCGCGCAAAAAATCCTTCGCCACAGCCGATATCCAAAATGTCTTCACCTTTATGCAAATCTAACAGCGTCAACACACCGGGAAGAATGACTTCCTTTTGGTAACTACCAGACTCTTCAACCACTTTAGAGTACCACTTGCCGTGGCGTTCCCAGGAGGTTTTTGCGGCGGGTTTTCCTATCTGTTTACGAAACATACTTCTACAATACCGAAATACACCCCAAAACGCAAAACAGTCTCCGGAGGCGACCGTTTTGGTTTTAAAGGCAAAACGTCGCGGATGCCCGAAGGCAACCGCGACGTTCTTCTTTTTACCCGCGCGACGCGCGGATTACTTCATCTTTCAGCTTCATCCTCAGCTGGCGCTTGCCGCCTGCGCATCCTCCTTCTTTGCCCACTTTCCGACAAGCATAGCGACAACCGTCGCAAAGATCGCGTACCCGACAAGCACTGCAGGCGTCGCCTCAGCACTGAGGAACAGGGCAAAGATGGCTTTCATCGCCTCGTTCCACCCCAGCGCCGCCACAACGCCAATCGCCGCCGCAATAGCAAGCGCCGTGCTATTACTTACCTTA
The sequence above is a segment of the bacterium genome. Coding sequences within it:
- a CDS encoding DUF5654 family protein, which produces MNEKKDDLVDGVKRLGGEVRKVSNSTALAIAAAIGVVAALGWNEAMKAIFALFLSAEATPAVLVGYAIFATVVAMLVGKWAKKEDAQAASAS
- a CDS encoding class I SAM-dependent methyltransferase; translation: MFRKQIGKPAAKTSWERHGKWYSKVVEESGSYQKEVILPGVLTLLDLHKGEDILDIGCGEGFFAREFHRLGANVLGVDASPELIAIAKKKSPPEALYKVADAANLSFLNVGAFDAAVMILALQNMERMDAVLKEARRVLAPKGRLVIVLNHPTFRIPKLSAWGWDEAQKLQYRRMNAYMTELKVPIEMHPGERTKEVTWSFHRPLQSYVKALRNAGFAVTDCQEWISHKVSERGPRAKAEDRARKEIPLFLALKAEPRNV